Proteins from one Deinococcus apachensis DSM 19763 genomic window:
- a CDS encoding AraC family transcriptional regulator, with translation MLPPMAYREFLPDPHLRDCVRLYWQVEENHGPGEEEHRFLPERSVRLTFYAGDSWHGSPVTGELERMPAASLFGMTLEPLRVVSRGPTHALGVELYPWGARQLFGWAIGTASLDLLPGYGGAAREICALLTLGEWEAARACLEAWLLGLLAERAREAGAGVRAAAQLYGSLGTARIGTLAEEQGLSPRQLERAFREEVGVPAKTLARLIRFEEVHNRLWLRPDTPLAPLAYELGFSDQAHLTREFRALSHMTPGAFAGFSRLRVRGPVPQTELEARLRAPGRVSSYALGPALSELELRPEAGAASGSSSTLAS, from the coding sequence ATGCTGCCCCCTATGGCCTACCGGGAGTTCCTTCCCGATCCCCACTTGCGGGACTGCGTGCGGCTGTACTGGCAGGTCGAGGAAAACCACGGGCCGGGCGAGGAGGAACACCGCTTCCTGCCCGAGCGCTCGGTGCGCCTGACCTTCTACGCGGGCGACTCCTGGCACGGCTCACCGGTCACGGGCGAGCTGGAGCGGATGCCCGCCGCGTCCCTCTTCGGCATGACCCTGGAGCCGCTGCGGGTCGTCTCGCGCGGCCCGACCCACGCGCTGGGGGTGGAGCTGTACCCCTGGGGCGCCCGGCAACTGTTCGGCTGGGCCATCGGGACAGCGTCGCTGGACCTGCTGCCCGGCTACGGCGGGGCTGCCCGCGAGATCTGCGCGCTGCTGACCCTGGGCGAGTGGGAGGCGGCGCGGGCGTGTCTGGAGGCCTGGCTGCTGGGGCTGCTGGCGGAACGGGCCCGCGAGGCGGGGGCGGGCGTGCGGGCCGCCGCCCAGCTCTACGGCTCGCTGGGCACCGCACGAATCGGGACGCTGGCCGAGGAACAGGGCCTCAGCCCCCGGCAACTGGAGCGCGCCTTCCGGGAGGAGGTGGGCGTGCCCGCCAAGACGCTCGCCCGACTGATCCGCTTCGAGGAGGTACACAATCGGCTGTGGCTCCGGCCGGACACACCGCTCGCCCCACTCGCCTACGAGCTGGGTTTCTCGGACCAGGCGCACCTCACCCGCGAGTTCCGGGCGCTGTCGCACATGACGCCGGGAGCGTTCGCCGGGTTCAGCCGTCTGCGCGTGCGCGGCCCCGTGCCGCAGACCGAACTGGAAGCCCGGCTCCGCGCGCCCGGCCGCGTGTCCTCGTACGCCCTGGGTCCAGCTCTGTCCGAGCTGGAACTGCGTCCAGAGGCGGGGGCCGCCAGTGGGTCCTCGTCCACCCTGGCCTCCTAG
- a CDS encoding tetracycline resistance MFS efflux pump, producing the protein MNETFPSPVSPRTPLLFMLVTAFLFAVGIGLVFPVLPYIVAAQVPDVSRQAATIGLLGAAYALCSFFASPVLGALSDAYGRRPVLMLSLLGSGIGYLIFGIGGSLWMLFLGRMIDGLCAGGLSAIFGYVADTTPEEERGKVFGQIGATVGAGFIIGPAIGGLTSHLGLGAPMFLAAGVALLNLLWGAFVLPESLRPERRQRHFDAAHLNPLRQLSGALAYPAVRRLVSVSVLFLLPFSLMQIALALLTRDTLGWGPAQTSTAFIIVGCCDIVAQGFVLPHLLRHLGERGVARLGLGMGVVGMTGLALLPVFPIATLLYLSVAIFAIGEGIFSASLGALVSIAAPQDSQGRVQGGAQAFSSLAQVVGPLSGGQLYSRLGPTPTFGTGAVLVLAALALLWGQRPGGQSVREVAG; encoded by the coding sequence ATGAACGAGACCTTCCCCTCCCCCGTTTCGCCCCGCACGCCGCTGCTGTTCATGCTCGTCACGGCCTTCCTGTTCGCCGTCGGGATCGGGCTGGTCTTTCCGGTCCTGCCGTACATCGTGGCGGCGCAGGTGCCGGACGTCTCCCGCCAGGCGGCCACCATCGGCCTGCTGGGCGCGGCTTACGCGCTGTGTTCCTTTTTCGCCTCACCGGTGCTGGGAGCGCTGAGCGATGCCTACGGGCGGCGACCCGTGCTGATGCTCAGCCTGCTGGGCTCCGGCATCGGGTACCTGATCTTCGGGATCGGCGGCAGCCTCTGGATGCTCTTTCTGGGCCGCATGATCGACGGGCTGTGCGCCGGGGGCCTGAGCGCCATCTTCGGCTACGTGGCCGACACCACCCCCGAGGAGGAGCGCGGCAAGGTCTTCGGGCAGATCGGCGCGACGGTCGGGGCGGGCTTCATCATCGGCCCGGCCATTGGGGGCCTCACTTCGCACCTGGGCCTCGGCGCGCCCATGTTCCTGGCGGCGGGGGTGGCCCTGCTGAACCTGCTGTGGGGTGCCTTCGTGCTGCCGGAAAGCCTGAGGCCCGAGAGGCGCCAGCGGCATTTTGACGCCGCGCACCTCAACCCGCTGCGGCAGCTCTCGGGCGCGCTGGCGTACCCGGCGGTGCGGCGGCTGGTGTCGGTGAGCGTCCTGTTCCTGCTCCCCTTCTCGCTGATGCAGATCGCGCTGGCGCTGCTCACCCGCGACACGCTGGGCTGGGGGCCCGCGCAGACCAGCACCGCCTTCATCATCGTGGGCTGCTGCGACATCGTGGCGCAGGGATTTGTGCTGCCGCACCTGCTGCGGCATCTGGGCGAGCGCGGCGTGGCGCGGCTGGGGCTGGGCATGGGCGTGGTGGGCATGACCGGCCTGGCCCTGCTGCCCGTCTTCCCTATCGCCACTTTGCTGTACCTCAGCGTGGCGATCTTCGCCATAGGCGAGGGCATCTTCAGCGCCTCGCTAGGGGCGCTCGTCTCCATCGCGGCCCCCCAGGACTCGCAGGGCCGCGTGCAGGGCGGGGCTCAGGCATTCAGCTCGCTCGCCCAGGTGGTCGGCCCCCTCAGTGGCGGTCAGCTCTACTCGCGCCTGGGTCCCACGCCCACCTTCGGTACAGGTGCGGTCCTGGTCCTCGCTGCCCTTGCCCTCCTTTGGGGGCAGCGGCCCGGGGGACAGTCGGTGCGGGAGGTCGCGGGCTGA
- a CDS encoding peptidylprolyl isomerase — protein MRRKKVVNVLLGVLALLLVVGMAYQLTPNVGSLFGNRQQGTPALKVNGQTVTAEELEAVRRSNPVLGSAESGILADDFKTYIVAQKVRQAVLTQGAKDIDVSRSDVNAEVQKVREANNLTDNKAWTDALQGVGLTDAAFRQQTRDQLAVQRKVEEIQKTAAPATDAEARLYYQLNPQSFQSDARIVGREIVVNDKAKAQQLLAQVKSGADFAGLASQNSSEFKDRGGALGPIENGSPRPVAQVALPSEVGTAAFALKNGGVTDVIASGGKFYIVKVEKYLPPAVKPFEEAKADAVSAVNDQKKNTVVERWLDGLEKNVQIEVLDPNWKTENPTVASVGGQKIPYSDVVAQVVQNQQFASLLGQVPADQAGQLVNGILKPQVVESLIQGYAAPLIVQRKNIPLAGTRQELAAGLAAYGARDVKVTDADIQKFYAENRTQFETPASATVNEASFADRAKALAFRQGWNGQGSFITAASKAGGTVSERGQVSPGTAEAPGTLGTELEAAVFTAKTLRSAGEGSLSDVVKVGNRYVVAYVTDLKRAAVQPLAQVRDQIRDQVLAQKKQEAGQAYLTSQALALKPVNNLQKVLAAQQKRVAAAEPKTPAAQTPATPGAGKAQGSTDQGTGNTSAGSSASGSTPGSSNGSTDSGNAASGGTTSGNASNP, from the coding sequence GTGAGAAGAAAAAAGGTCGTGAACGTCCTGCTGGGCGTTCTCGCACTGCTGCTGGTGGTCGGCATGGCCTACCAGCTCACCCCCAACGTCGGTTCGCTGTTCGGGAACCGCCAGCAGGGCACGCCCGCCCTGAAGGTGAACGGCCAGACCGTCACCGCCGAGGAACTGGAGGCCGTGCGCCGCAGCAACCCCGTGCTGGGCAGCGCCGAGTCCGGCATCCTGGCCGACGACTTCAAGACCTACATCGTGGCCCAGAAGGTCCGGCAGGCCGTGCTGACCCAGGGCGCGAAGGACATCGACGTGAGCCGCTCGGACGTGAACGCCGAGGTGCAGAAGGTCCGCGAGGCGAACAACCTCACCGACAACAAGGCCTGGACGGACGCCCTGCAAGGGGTGGGCCTCACGGACGCCGCCTTCCGCCAGCAGACCCGTGACCAGCTCGCGGTGCAGCGCAAGGTCGAGGAAATCCAGAAGACGGCGGCCCCGGCGACGGACGCTGAGGCCCGGCTGTACTACCAGCTCAACCCCCAGAGCTTCCAGTCCGACGCCCGCATCGTGGGCCGCGAGATCGTGGTGAACGACAAGGCGAAGGCGCAGCAACTCCTGGCGCAGGTCAAGAGTGGGGCCGACTTCGCGGGGCTCGCCAGCCAGAACAGCAGCGAGTTCAAGGACCGGGGCGGCGCCCTGGGGCCCATCGAGAACGGCAGCCCCCGCCCGGTCGCGCAGGTCGCGCTTCCCAGCGAGGTGGGCACCGCCGCCTTCGCGCTCAAGAACGGTGGCGTGACCGACGTGATTGCCAGCGGCGGCAAGTTCTACATCGTGAAGGTTGAGAAGTACCTGCCGCCCGCCGTCAAGCCCTTCGAGGAGGCCAAGGCGGACGCTGTGAGCGCCGTGAATGACCAGAAGAAGAACACCGTGGTCGAGCGCTGGCTAGACGGCCTGGAAAAGAACGTCCAGATTGAGGTGCTGGACCCCAACTGGAAGACCGAGAACCCGACGGTCGCCTCGGTGGGCGGGCAGAAGATCCCGTACTCGGACGTGGTGGCGCAGGTCGTGCAAAACCAGCAGTTCGCCAGCCTGCTCGGGCAGGTTCCGGCGGATCAGGCGGGGCAGCTCGTCAACGGCATTCTCAAGCCGCAGGTCGTCGAGAGCCTGATTCAGGGCTACGCCGCGCCCCTCATCGTGCAGCGGAAGAACATTCCGCTGGCGGGCACCCGCCAGGAACTCGCCGCCGGGCTCGCCGCCTACGGGGCGCGGGACGTGAAGGTCACCGACGCGGACATCCAGAAGTTCTACGCCGAGAACCGCACCCAGTTCGAGACCCCGGCCAGCGCCACCGTCAACGAGGCCAGCTTTGCAGACCGCGCGAAGGCCCTTGCCTTCCGGCAGGGCTGGAACGGGCAGGGCAGCTTCATCACCGCCGCGAGCAAGGCGGGCGGCACGGTCAGCGAGCGCGGCCAGGTCTCACCCGGCACCGCGGAGGCCCCCGGCACCCTGGGCACCGAGCTGGAGGCCGCCGTCTTCACCGCCAAGACCCTGCGTTCGGCGGGCGAGGGCAGCCTGAGCGACGTGGTGAAGGTCGGCAACCGCTACGTCGTCGCCTACGTAACCGACCTCAAGCGCGCCGCCGTGCAGCCCCTCGCCCAGGTGCGTGACCAGATCCGCGACCAGGTGCTCGCCCAGAAGAAGCAGGAGGCCGGGCAGGCCTACCTGACCTCGCAGGCCCTGGCGCTCAAACCCGTCAACAACCTCCAGAAGGTGCTCGCTGCCCAGCAGAAGCGGGTGGCGGCGGCCGAGCCCAAGACTCCGGCGGCGCAGACCCCGGCCACACCCGGGGCGGGCAAGGCCCAGGGCAGCACGGACCAGGGCACGGGGAACACCTCGGCAGGCTCCTCCGCGAGCGGGTCCACCCCGGGCAGCTCTAATGGTTCCACTGACAGTGGCAACGCGGCGTCGGGGGGCACGACTTCCGGCAACGCCAGCAACCCCTGA
- the trpS gene encoding tryptophan--tRNA ligase, producing MPRVFSGIQPTGDPHIGNYFGAMKNYVRLGEEYGKNSIYCVVDLHAPTNPNAYEPRLLAARTVEMAVANMAAGLDPEKVIFFAQSHVPEHTELGWLFTLITPVGELERMTQYKDKAQKLESTPAGLLMYPVLQAADILLYKADTVPVGEDQVQHIELTREIARKFNHSFGEMFPEPKAVLAKDALRIPGVDGQGKMSKSKGNTIGILEPLDSIWQKLRPAPTDPARVRRSDPGDPDKCLIGDYHKLFSDLPTIELVYEGCRTAGIGCVDCKKMLMQGITRELTPIQERAAELRADPDRVRDVLVEGAKEARQIAVPVMEEARERVGFLKL from the coding sequence ATGCCGCGCGTGTTTTCAGGAATCCAGCCGACGGGCGATCCGCACATCGGGAATTACTTCGGGGCGATGAAGAACTACGTGAGGCTGGGCGAGGAGTACGGGAAGAACTCCATCTACTGCGTGGTGGACCTCCACGCGCCGACCAATCCGAACGCCTATGAGCCCAGGCTCCTCGCCGCCCGAACAGTGGAGATGGCCGTGGCGAACATGGCGGCCGGGCTCGACCCCGAGAAGGTCATCTTCTTCGCCCAGTCGCACGTGCCCGAGCACACCGAGCTGGGCTGGCTCTTCACGCTGATCACCCCGGTGGGCGAGCTGGAGCGCATGACCCAGTACAAGGACAAGGCGCAGAAGCTGGAGAGCACCCCGGCGGGCCTGCTGATGTACCCGGTCCTCCAGGCCGCCGACATCCTGCTGTACAAGGCGGACACCGTGCCGGTCGGCGAGGATCAGGTGCAGCACATCGAGCTGACGCGCGAGATCGCCCGCAAGTTCAACCACTCCTTCGGCGAGATGTTCCCGGAACCGAAGGCCGTGCTGGCGAAGGATGCGCTGCGGATTCCCGGGGTGGACGGCCAGGGCAAAATGAGCAAGAGCAAGGGGAACACCATCGGTATCCTGGAACCGCTCGATTCCATCTGGCAGAAACTGCGGCCCGCGCCCACCGACCCCGCCCGCGTGCGCCGCTCGGACCCCGGCGATCCCGACAAGTGCCTGATCGGGGACTACCACAAGCTCTTTTCCGATCTGCCGACCATCGAACTCGTGTACGAGGGCTGCCGCACCGCCGGGATTGGCTGCGTGGACTGCAAGAAGATGCTGATGCAGGGCATCACGCGGGAGCTGACGCCCATTCAGGAGCGGGCCGCCGAGTTGCGGGCCGACCCCGACCGGGTGCGCGACGTGCTGGTCGAGGGCGCGAAGGAGGCCCGCCAGATCGCCGTGCCGGTGATGGAGGAGGCGCGGGAGCGGGTGGGGTTCCTGAAACTCTGA
- a CDS encoding segregation and condensation protein A — protein sequence MTVLATPPPTVPAQGFTVRLPAFEGTLADLASALRMGRVLPAEVPLLALTREVLAWAEALTGSGAFDAHPEALPALANVIALKARLLLPQPEADEPGPDDFGDDLLGDVVEGVEALAELGTLVDFLAARRREREGLIPGRPVPVDLPRRERKSTPQGSLAKLVRAARNAVRQVEVPLLARERLTLADALHALRAFGSRLRTFTFRGIPAQDWGERTTYFAALLEGVKEGTFRVEQADVYGEIQVTAQGLEE from the coding sequence TTGACCGTTCTGGCCACGCCTCCTCCCACCGTTCCGGCTCAGGGCTTCACGGTGAGGCTACCCGCTTTCGAGGGGACGCTGGCCGACCTCGCCTCCGCGTTGAGGATGGGGCGCGTGCTGCCCGCCGAAGTGCCCCTGCTCGCCCTGACACGGGAGGTGCTGGCCTGGGCCGAGGCGCTGACCGGAAGTGGGGCTTTCGACGCGCACCCCGAGGCCCTGCCCGCCCTGGCGAACGTGATCGCCCTGAAGGCCCGGCTGCTGCTGCCACAGCCGGAGGCGGACGAGCCCGGCCCCGACGATTTCGGCGACGACCTGTTGGGCGACGTGGTGGAGGGCGTGGAGGCGCTGGCCGAACTGGGGACGCTGGTGGACTTCCTTGCCGCCCGCCGCCGCGAGCGTGAGGGGTTGATTCCGGGCCGCCCGGTCCCCGTCGACCTGCCCCGCCGCGAACGCAAAAGCACCCCGCAGGGGAGCCTTGCCAAACTCGTCCGGGCCGCGCGGAATGCCGTCCGGCAGGTCGAGGTGCCCCTGCTCGCCCGCGAACGCCTGACCCTCGCCGACGCACTCCACGCCCTGCGCGCCTTTGGGAGCCGCCTGCGGACCTTCACCTTCCGGGGCATCCCGGCCCAGGACTGGGGCGAGCGCACGACCTACTTCGCCGCGCTCCTCGAAGGCGTGAAGGAGGGGACGTTCCGGGTGGAGCAGGCGGACGTGTACGGGGAGATTCAGGTGACGGCGCAGGGGTTGGAGGAGTGA
- the argC gene encoding N-acetyl-gamma-glutamyl-phosphate reductase yields MTNPRIFIDGEAGTTGLQIRARLEGRDDLELLSIDPARRKDPGARYELLNAADVAVLCLHDDVAREAVAMIESPRTRVLDASSAHRTADGWAYGFPELTLCSRDEIRAARFVSNPGCYATGAIALLRPLTDAGLLPHDFPVSVQGFSGYSGGGRALVDANEGRGEHPMAGPFKSYALSLAHKHQPEMARHGGLNDPPLFTPHVGGWRQGMLVQIPLHLGPLGVGAEELHAALTTHYDGERFVRVMPFEGGRPADPILDPQTLNGTNELELFVYASPGGEHALLVSRLDNLGKGASGAAVQNLDVMLGLEGARHDYRVPEGV; encoded by the coding sequence ATGACCAATCCTAGAATCTTTATCGACGGTGAGGCCGGAACCACCGGCCTGCAAATCCGCGCCCGCCTGGAAGGCCGGGACGACCTCGAACTCCTGAGCATCGATCCCGCCCGCCGCAAGGACCCGGGGGCTCGGTACGAGCTGCTCAACGCTGCCGACGTGGCTGTGCTGTGCCTCCACGACGACGTGGCGCGGGAGGCCGTGGCGATGATCGAGAGCCCCCGGACGCGCGTGCTGGACGCGAGCAGTGCCCACCGCACCGCCGATGGTTGGGCCTACGGCTTCCCCGAACTCACACTGTGCAGCCGGGATGAAATTCGCGCCGCCCGCTTTGTTAGTAATCCCGGCTGCTACGCGACCGGGGCGATTGCCCTCCTGCGCCCCCTGACGGATGCGGGGCTGCTGCCACACGACTTTCCCGTCAGCGTGCAGGGTTTTTCCGGCTACTCGGGCGGGGGCCGCGCCCTGGTGGACGCGAACGAGGGCCGGGGCGAGCATCCGATGGCGGGACCGTTCAAGAGCTACGCGCTCTCGCTCGCCCACAAGCATCAGCCAGAGATGGCGCGGCATGGCGGGCTGAATGACCCGCCGCTGTTCACCCCCCACGTCGGTGGCTGGCGACAGGGAATGTTGGTGCAGATTCCGCTCCACCTCGGGCCGCTGGGGGTGGGGGCGGAAGAGCTGCACGCCGCCCTGACCACCCATTACGACGGGGAACGCTTCGTGCGCGTGATGCCCTTCGAGGGGGGCAGGCCCGCCGACCCCATCCTCGATCCCCAGACGTTGAACGGCACGAACGAGCTGGAACTCTTCGTGTACGCGAGCCCGGGCGGCGAGCACGCCCTCCTCGTCTCGCGCCTCGACAACCTGGGCAAGGGGGCGAGTGGGGCCGCCGTGCAGAACCTCGACGTGATGCTGGGGCTGGAGGGAGCGCGGCACGACTACCGGGTGCCGGAAGGGGTGTAG
- the argF gene encoding ornithine carbamoyltransferase, which yields MTPAELRTVLDTAHSMRRGEWRGVKPLTGLSLALVFEKASLRTRTTFDVGMYQLGGHAITLSNTEIGLGTRERISDVARNLERWVDGVMGRVYLQQTLHELANHAGIPVINGLSDMLHPAQLLADYQTIEQEFGPDLRGRRVVYIGDGNNLANSHIHMGILTGTDVTVVTPVGYEPNAGVLMDAVKAGTQITLTHDLAAVEGADVLYTDVWISMGQEAEADIRRRAFRGYQVTPAMLETIAPHGIFLHCLPAHYGEETVPEATEHPKSRVFDQAENRLHAQKALLYHLMGEMRPRW from the coding sequence ATGACCCCGGCCGAATTGCGGACGGTGCTGGACACGGCCCATTCCATGCGGCGGGGCGAGTGGCGGGGGGTCAAGCCTCTGACGGGCCTCAGCCTGGCGCTGGTGTTCGAGAAGGCGTCCCTGCGCACCCGCACCACGTTCGACGTGGGGATGTACCAGCTCGGCGGGCACGCGATCACCCTCTCCAACACCGAGATCGGTCTGGGCACCCGCGAGCGCATCAGCGACGTGGCCCGCAACCTCGAACGCTGGGTGGACGGGGTGATGGGCCGGGTCTACCTCCAGCAGACGCTGCATGAACTCGCCAACCACGCGGGCATCCCCGTCATCAACGGTCTGAGCGACATGCTGCACCCCGCGCAACTCCTGGCCGACTACCAGACCATCGAGCAGGAATTCGGCCCGGACCTGCGCGGGCGGCGGGTCGTGTACATCGGCGACGGCAACAACCTCGCCAACAGCCACATTCACATGGGCATCCTGACGGGGACGGACGTGACGGTCGTCACCCCGGTCGGGTACGAGCCCAACGCGGGCGTGCTGATGGACGCGGTGAAGGCGGGCACCCAGATCACCCTCACCCACGACCTCGCCGCCGTCGAGGGCGCTGACGTGCTGTACACCGACGTCTGGATCAGCATGGGCCAGGAGGCCGAGGCCGACATCCGCCGCCGTGCCTTCCGGGGCTATCAGGTCACCCCCGCCATGCTGGAGACCATCGCCCCGCACGGCATCTTCCTGCACTGCCTGCCCGCCCACTACGGCGAGGAGACGGTGCCCGAGGCGACCGAACACCCCAAGTCGCGCGTCTTCGACCAGGCCGAGAACCGCCTGCACGCGCAAAAGGCGCTGCTGTATCACCTGATGGGAGAGATGCGGCCGCGGTGGTGA
- a CDS encoding histidinol-phosphatase HisJ, whose product MTPPLFDSHLHTPLCGHATGHPREYAQAALDAGLAGLCFTDHMPMPAWYDAPWRMRLDQLGEYVDTVRGVQAEYAGRLTVQLGLEADFHPGTERFVERVLNSHEWDYVIGSVHYLGAWGFDNPEFAAEYDGRDLGGLYHDYYALVEGAARTGLFDSIGHLDLPKKFGHRDTEGYAALHALDVVAENGLSLDFNTAGWRKPVAEAYPAPDLTRAAAERGIPFVLGSDAHRPEEVGFHFTEALKELHDLGARVVTYAGRIRHG is encoded by the coding sequence ATGACCCCACCGCTGTTCGACTCCCACCTGCACACGCCGCTGTGCGGACACGCGACCGGGCACCCGCGCGAGTACGCGCAGGCGGCGCTGGACGCGGGCCTCGCGGGCCTGTGCTTTACCGACCACATGCCCATGCCCGCGTGGTACGACGCGCCGTGGCGGATGCGTCTGGATCAGCTCGGGGAGTACGTGGACACCGTGCGGGGGGTGCAGGCCGAGTACGCCGGGCGCCTCACGGTCCAGCTGGGCCTGGAGGCCGACTTCCACCCCGGCACCGAGCGCTTCGTGGAGCGGGTGCTGAACAGCCACGAATGGGACTACGTGATCGGGAGCGTCCACTACCTTGGCGCCTGGGGCTTCGACAACCCGGAGTTTGCCGCCGAGTACGATGGACGCGACCTGGGCGGGTTGTACCATGACTACTACGCGCTGGTGGAGGGGGCGGCCCGAACGGGCCTTTTCGACAGCATCGGCCACCTCGACCTGCCCAAGAAATTCGGGCACCGGGACACGGAGGGCTACGCCGCGCTGCACGCCCTCGATGTGGTGGCCGAGAATGGGCTCAGCCTCGACTTCAACACGGCGGGCTGGCGCAAACCCGTCGCCGAGGCTTACCCCGCTCCCGACCTCACCCGCGCCGCCGCCGAGCGGGGCATTCCCTTCGTGCTGGGCAGCGACGCGCACCGCCCGGAGGAGGTCGGCTTCCACTTCACCGAGGCGCTGAAGGAGCTTCACGATCTGGGCGCCCGGGTGGTCACTTACGCGGGGAGGATTCGGCATGGCTGA